A single genomic interval of Mycolicibacterium sp. MU0053 harbors:
- a CDS encoding oxygenase MpaB family protein — protein MNVPIPTRHPDRPRPIPAGVRAIATALAIRKPTEQQWQVLGERLTVGDGPMDRLVEWMAATGMEQTRPLFERALHDGIAGIPDAPQPLRDFFHTYEAPPDWVDADMVRKGQRALRRGGADGMYVARDVSLLGGYQFSGFNKTLIRTGALEKGSNKRFAETMQWAMDVISEDGLEPLGAGYRSTLRVRLIHSFVRRHVSAMPDWRADEWGLPVNQTDMAATLVGALVAPAVGAVGMGVILSPSEYSAVAHLTRYVGWLIGVEDQWLPRDFRDSVRVLAHTLSALAAPDESSRQLAVPMVEDPLAWHYDTLPGLRRRLARAQHLSITSAFLGRRAVQSLGLPSHSLPWYPLLRLPLNLARSVAALAVPGGMERADHRGRREHRKLLRTMIGTDAATIGESAVQVSQVA, from the coding sequence ATGAACGTGCCCATTCCGACGCGCCACCCCGACCGTCCGCGGCCCATTCCGGCGGGCGTGCGTGCCATCGCGACGGCCCTGGCGATCAGGAAGCCAACGGAGCAGCAGTGGCAGGTCCTCGGTGAACGGCTCACCGTCGGTGACGGGCCGATGGACCGACTCGTCGAGTGGATGGCCGCCACCGGGATGGAGCAGACGCGGCCGTTGTTCGAGCGCGCCCTCCACGACGGCATCGCCGGCATTCCGGACGCCCCGCAACCCTTGCGCGACTTCTTTCACACATATGAGGCGCCGCCGGACTGGGTGGACGCCGACATGGTGCGCAAGGGACAGCGCGCGCTGCGGCGCGGCGGTGCCGACGGCATGTATGTCGCCCGCGATGTGTCCCTGCTCGGCGGCTATCAGTTCTCGGGGTTCAACAAGACACTGATTCGCACCGGCGCGCTGGAGAAGGGTTCCAACAAGCGGTTCGCCGAAACGATGCAGTGGGCCATGGACGTCATCTCCGAAGACGGGCTCGAACCCCTCGGCGCCGGCTACCGATCCACCCTCCGGGTGCGGCTGATCCATTCCTTCGTCCGTCGGCACGTGTCGGCCATGCCCGACTGGCGCGCCGACGAGTGGGGGCTGCCGGTCAACCAGACCGACATGGCCGCGACGCTGGTCGGTGCGCTCGTCGCGCCCGCCGTGGGGGCCGTCGGAATGGGAGTCATCCTGTCGCCCTCCGAGTACAGTGCGGTCGCCCACCTCACCCGCTACGTCGGGTGGTTGATCGGCGTCGAAGACCAATGGCTGCCAAGGGATTTCCGCGATAGCGTCCGCGTGCTGGCCCACACGCTGTCGGCGCTGGCCGCGCCCGACGAATCAAGCCGACAGTTGGCTGTCCCTATGGTCGAGGACCCGCTGGCCTGGCACTACGACACCCTGCCGGGGCTGCGGCGCAGGCTCGCGCGCGCCCAGCACCTTTCGATCACCAGTGCATTCCTGGGCCGGCGCGCCGTGCAGTCCCTGGGCCTGCCATCCCACTCGCTGCCGTGGTATCCGCTGCTGCGGCTGCCGCTGAACCTCGCGCGCAGCGTGGCCGCCCTCGCCGTGCCGGGCGGCATGGAGCGTGCCGACCACCGTGGTCGCCGCGAGCACCGGAAGTTGTTGCGCACCATGATCGGTACCGACGCGGCCACCATCGGCGAGTCCGCCGTGCAGGTCAGCCAGGTCGCCTGA
- a CDS encoding winged helix-turn-helix transcriptional regulator: MNGRPLPGEPPGGGLDPPAPAFELEAGTTNAIGRMLALLGDEWSLLLVRESLLGATKFSDFTHLPISNAVLTARLQSLVRDGLLYRQIYQQQPLRAAYLPTAECRQLWTVLISIWQWERTWVHDRSDELPLMRHRTCGQDFAPILICAHCRAPTEALDIDARWGPSGGWPRSVPRATTRKRLRATDNDQPGMFPQTMAIFGNRWSAAIIGAAFLGTRRFSDFQTRLKAPPTLIAGRLKVFCDIGILQAAAHPKRADWSEYHLTPKGLAFYPVVAFAIHWALTHYRGGEGPALLQTHRPCDHSFGPLLICDQCTQPLAGSSIQVEPRRGEVTGLAADT, encoded by the coding sequence ATGAACGGACGCCCGCTCCCGGGCGAGCCCCCCGGCGGCGGACTCGACCCGCCCGCCCCGGCCTTCGAACTGGAAGCCGGGACCACCAATGCCATCGGACGCATGCTCGCGTTGCTCGGCGATGAATGGTCACTGCTGCTGGTACGCGAATCACTGCTGGGTGCAACGAAGTTCAGCGACTTCACCCACCTGCCGATCTCCAATGCGGTCCTCACGGCCCGACTGCAGTCGCTCGTCCGCGATGGGCTGTTGTACCGGCAGATCTACCAGCAGCAGCCACTTCGGGCCGCTTACCTGCCGACCGCCGAATGCCGGCAACTATGGACCGTCCTGATCTCGATCTGGCAGTGGGAACGGACCTGGGTCCACGACCGCTCCGACGAACTGCCCCTGATGCGCCATCGCACCTGCGGTCAGGACTTCGCGCCCATCCTGATCTGTGCGCACTGCCGGGCGCCGACCGAGGCACTCGACATCGACGCGAGGTGGGGTCCCAGCGGCGGTTGGCCGCGGTCGGTACCCCGGGCCACCACCCGCAAGCGCCTACGCGCCACCGACAACGACCAACCCGGGATGTTCCCGCAGACCATGGCGATCTTCGGCAACCGATGGTCGGCGGCAATCATCGGCGCGGCCTTCCTGGGTACCCGGCGGTTCAGCGATTTCCAGACCCGGTTGAAGGCCCCTCCGACGCTCATCGCCGGCCGTCTGAAGGTGTTCTGCGACATCGGGATCCTGCAAGCAGCCGCTCACCCCAAGCGCGCCGACTGGTCCGAATACCACCTGACCCCCAAGGGCCTGGCGTTCTACCCCGTCGTCGCCTTCGCCATCCACTGGGCCCTTACCCACTACCGCGGCGGCGAGGGGCCGGCCCTGCTCCAAACACATCGACCCTGCGACCACAGCTTCGGCCCACTACTGATCTGCGACCAATGCACGCAGCCCTTGGCGGGCAGCAGCATTCAGGTGGAGCCTCGCCGAGGCGAGGTGACCGGGCTGGCGGCCGATACCTGA
- a CDS encoding aldehyde dehydrogenase family protein, translating into MREYLKFYIDGQWVDPIEPKSLDVDNPTTEQISGRIALGGAADVDAAVEAARKAFTTWSLTTRDERLALLAAILAEYQNRSADLADAVNEEMGAPASLAAGPQVQMGMGHLATAIEALKKFEFEEQHGSTLVVKEPIGVCGMITPWNWPINQIACKVFPALATGNTMVLKPSEVAPYSAQIFTEIIDAAGVPAGVYNLVYGDGPGVGTALASHPDIDMVSFTGSTRAGIEVARNAAPTVKRVTQELGGKSPNIVLDDADFAKSVAAGVSVMMVNSGQSCNAPSRMLVPNSRMDEAAAIARETAAAVKVGDPSDKSAIGPVASKVQFDKIQGLLQQGADEGATVVVGGVGRPDGLETGYYVKPTVFANVRNDMTIAQEEIFGPVLCILGYDDLDQAVEIANDTEYGLAGYVSGADLETARAVVRRIRAGSVSINHNFDISAPFGGYKRSGNGREWGPFAFDEFLETKAAVGYAPQ; encoded by the coding sequence ATGCGCGAATATCTGAAGTTCTACATCGACGGCCAGTGGGTAGATCCGATCGAGCCGAAGAGCCTCGACGTCGACAACCCCACCACCGAACAAATCTCCGGGCGTATCGCTCTCGGCGGCGCGGCGGACGTCGACGCCGCGGTCGAAGCCGCCCGCAAGGCGTTCACCACCTGGTCGCTGACGACTCGGGACGAACGCCTGGCCCTGCTGGCAGCGATCCTGGCCGAGTACCAGAACCGTTCCGCCGACCTGGCCGACGCGGTCAATGAGGAGATGGGTGCGCCGGCGTCCCTGGCGGCCGGTCCCCAGGTCCAGATGGGCATGGGGCATCTGGCCACCGCGATCGAGGCGCTGAAGAAGTTCGAGTTCGAGGAGCAGCACGGCAGCACCCTGGTGGTCAAGGAACCGATCGGGGTCTGCGGCATGATCACGCCGTGGAACTGGCCGATCAACCAGATCGCCTGCAAGGTGTTCCCCGCATTGGCGACCGGCAACACCATGGTGCTCAAACCCTCCGAGGTGGCGCCCTACTCCGCGCAGATCTTCACCGAGATCATCGACGCCGCCGGGGTCCCTGCCGGCGTGTACAACCTCGTGTACGGCGACGGACCCGGCGTGGGAACCGCGCTGGCCAGTCATCCCGACATCGACATGGTGTCCTTCACCGGGTCCACCCGTGCCGGCATCGAGGTGGCCAGGAACGCGGCCCCGACGGTCAAGCGGGTCACCCAGGAACTCGGCGGCAAGAGCCCCAACATCGTGCTCGATGACGCCGACTTCGCCAAGAGCGTGGCCGCCGGGGTGTCGGTGATGATGGTGAACAGCGGGCAGAGCTGCAACGCGCCGTCCCGAATGCTGGTGCCGAACTCCCGCATGGACGAGGCCGCCGCGATCGCCCGCGAGACCGCGGCCGCGGTCAAGGTCGGCGACCCTTCCGACAAGTCCGCGATCGGACCGGTGGCCTCGAAGGTGCAGTTCGACAAGATTCAGGGTCTGCTGCAGCAGGGTGCCGATGAGGGCGCCACCGTGGTCGTCGGCGGCGTCGGTCGGCCCGACGGACTCGAGACCGGTTATTACGTCAAACCCACCGTGTTCGCCAACGTCCGCAACGACATGACGATTGCGCAGGAGGAGATCTTCGGGCCGGTGCTGTGCATCCTCGGCTACGACGATCTGGACCAGGCCGTCGAGATCGCCAACGACACCGAGTACGGGCTCGCCGGTTACGTGTCGGGTGCGGATCTGGAGACCGCCCGCGCGGTGGTGCGCAGAATCCGCGCGGGTTCGGTGTCGATCAACCACAACTTCGACATCAGCGCACCGTTCGGCGGGTACAAGCGCAGCGGCAACGGCCGCGAGTGGGGACCCTTCGCCTTCGACGAGTTCCTGGAGACCAAAGCCGCGGTGGGATACGCGCCGCAGTAG
- a CDS encoding glycoside hydrolase, with amino-acid sequence MTGVRHSLRRAVCASAAAVLAAALLMADVHADPADDALSRLTELSSQAVQTREAVTAAQHDADARLAAQTAAEDRHRADLEALAAANAQLAPYQAAVDRVAAMTYMSGRDGQMAAVLTASSPQRLIDRLALQRVIERTTAEQMKGYRAGREQAGAAAQASERSAAEARAAAEQATAVRADLQAKWQELLRQIAAAEAQYAALTPEQQAVIDSALPPPPPPNEPAPEDPAIVAMPEPSLAAARIDIPEALPVGVANEAGLQANTVLAARAVSARFPQVNHIDGVRPDSKPWHPRGLAIDIMIPNHSSPEGIALGDQILEFAMANAGRLGLQDVIWRGTYYTPAGPQASGYGHFDHVHITTLPRR; translated from the coding sequence ATGACCGGGGTGCGCCACTCACTTCGGCGAGCGGTGTGCGCTTCCGCGGCCGCGGTGCTGGCGGCGGCGCTGTTGATGGCCGACGTGCATGCCGACCCGGCGGACGATGCGCTGTCCAGGCTCACCGAACTGTCCAGTCAAGCCGTGCAGACCCGCGAGGCCGTCACGGCCGCTCAACACGATGCCGACGCCCGACTGGCCGCCCAGACCGCGGCCGAGGACCGCCACCGCGCCGACCTCGAGGCCCTTGCGGCCGCGAACGCCCAGCTGGCGCCCTATCAGGCGGCGGTCGACCGGGTGGCGGCGATGACCTACATGAGTGGCCGCGACGGCCAGATGGCGGCGGTGTTGACCGCATCCTCGCCCCAACGGTTGATCGACCGGCTGGCGCTGCAGCGCGTGATCGAGAGAACCACCGCGGAGCAGATGAAGGGCTACCGGGCGGGACGCGAGCAGGCGGGCGCCGCCGCCCAGGCCTCGGAGCGCTCGGCCGCCGAGGCCCGCGCCGCCGCCGAACAGGCCACCGCGGTACGGGCGGACCTGCAGGCCAAGTGGCAGGAACTGCTGCGCCAGATCGCCGCCGCGGAGGCGCAGTACGCGGCGCTGACCCCCGAACAGCAGGCGGTGATCGACAGCGCGCTGCCACCGCCACCGCCGCCGAATGAGCCCGCGCCCGAAGACCCGGCAATTGTCGCGATGCCCGAGCCGTCCCTGGCGGCCGCCCGCATCGACATCCCGGAGGCGCTGCCGGTCGGCGTCGCGAACGAGGCCGGCCTGCAGGCCAACACCGTCCTGGCCGCCCGCGCCGTCAGCGCACGGTTTCCCCAGGTCAACCACATCGACGGGGTCCGGCCGGACTCCAAGCCGTGGCATCCCCGCGGCCTCGCGATCGACATCATGATTCCCAACCACAGCAGCCCCGAGGGCATCGCGCTCGGCGACCAGATTCTCGAGTTCGCGATGGCGAATGCGGGCCGCCTGGGGCTCCAAGATGTGATCTGGCGGGGCACGTACTACACGCCGGCCGGTCCGCAGGCCAGCGGTTACGGCCACTTCGACCACGTGCACATCACCACGCTGCCGCGCCGCTGA
- a CDS encoding TetR/AcrR family transcriptional regulator: MPERQRVSGHSTESNGPTRQRLIDVAIELFKRHSVAGTSLQMISEELGLTKSAIYHHFRTREELLTAVMEPLIAEVTALVDAAESHRGARARADHMLVGYAALAASQRELLPLLTGDPGVVALLRTRAEWGAVVERQMALFAEVEPGLGGQVKAGLVMAGIASAAGADFGDVDEAALRDALIAAGRRTLGLRAPHGRDTRTG; encoded by the coding sequence ATGCCAGAAAGGCAACGTGTGAGCGGACACTCGACCGAATCCAACGGACCCACCCGGCAGCGCCTCATCGACGTCGCGATCGAGCTGTTCAAACGGCACAGCGTCGCCGGCACCTCGTTGCAGATGATCTCCGAGGAGCTCGGACTGACCAAGTCCGCGATCTACCACCACTTCCGCACCCGTGAAGAGCTCCTGACCGCGGTGATGGAACCGCTGATCGCCGAGGTGACGGCGCTCGTCGACGCCGCCGAGTCGCACCGCGGCGCCCGCGCCCGCGCCGACCACATGCTCGTCGGATACGCCGCGCTGGCCGCATCGCAGCGTGAGTTGCTGCCACTGCTCACCGGCGACCCCGGCGTGGTCGCGCTGCTGCGTACCCGCGCCGAGTGGGGCGCCGTCGTCGAACGCCAGATGGCACTATTCGCCGAGGTCGAACCCGGGCTGGGCGGACAGGTGAAGGCCGGGCTGGTGATGGCGGGGATCGCGTCGGCCGCTGGAGCCGACTTCGGTGACGTCGACGAGGCGGCATTGCGTGATGCGCTGATCGCGGCCGGGCGTCGCACTCTCGGCTTGCGGGCACCGCACGGCCGGGACACCCGAACCGGCTGA
- a CDS encoding serine hydrolase domain-containing protein, with the protein MTVSRFRLTRLWAVGTVVFAITAAPACGHSAAPPPATGTPTTTVATTASPTPVVAEVIPSGDFSPVSRLVEKAVAAQRLPGAVVQVGHAGNVVFRQAFGSRKLAGEPGLDGAPAPAEPMTEDTIFDVASLTKSLATATAVLQLYEQGQVRIDEPVQTYLPAFNPADDPRRARVTLRMLLTHTSGIAGDLSLDGPWGLDEADKAQGIRRALAAWVVFDPGELFHYSDINFIILGAVLEQLTGETEDVYVHENVLVPLDMWDTRYLPATKACGPHRIRGTAIVPDPNGAQVNGCPAGTWSTDLLPRIAPTALDEDTPGLNPHYGHPLRGTVHDPTARRMGGVAGSAGVFTTVHDMGRFAQALLDRLAGRPSPFPLARSTVELMTTPQQPAPAKPDLRGFGWDIDTAHSGPRGSVFPVGSFGHTGFTGVTLWMDPGSNTYVVVLANVIHQRGGPPVTALSGEVATETARALHLYDN; encoded by the coding sequence GTGACGGTGTCACGATTTCGCCTGACCCGGCTCTGGGCCGTCGGCACCGTCGTGTTCGCTATCACCGCCGCCCCGGCTTGCGGGCATTCCGCGGCCCCGCCCCCGGCCACCGGTACGCCGACGACGACTGTCGCGACGACCGCGTCGCCGACCCCCGTCGTCGCCGAGGTGATCCCGAGCGGTGACTTCTCCCCCGTGTCCCGGCTCGTCGAGAAGGCGGTGGCCGCGCAGCGGCTGCCCGGCGCCGTGGTCCAGGTCGGACACGCCGGCAACGTCGTGTTCCGCCAGGCCTTCGGCTCGCGCAAGCTGGCCGGCGAACCAGGGTTGGACGGCGCACCTGCCCCCGCGGAGCCGATGACCGAGGACACCATCTTCGACGTGGCCTCGTTGACCAAGAGCCTGGCGACCGCGACCGCCGTCCTGCAGCTGTACGAGCAAGGCCAGGTCCGGATCGATGAGCCGGTGCAGACGTATCTGCCCGCCTTCAACCCGGCCGACGATCCGCGCCGTGCGCGGGTGACCCTGCGCATGTTGCTCACCCACACCTCGGGCATTGCCGGAGACTTGAGTCTGGACGGTCCGTGGGGACTGGACGAGGCCGACAAGGCCCAGGGGATCCGCCGTGCCCTCGCCGCGTGGGTGGTGTTCGATCCCGGAGAGCTCTTCCACTACTCCGACATCAACTTCATCATCCTCGGTGCGGTGCTCGAGCAGCTCACGGGCGAAACCGAAGATGTCTACGTGCACGAGAACGTGCTTGTCCCACTGGACATGTGGGACACGCGTTATCTGCCTGCGACCAAAGCCTGTGGCCCGCACCGAATCCGGGGGACTGCGATCGTCCCCGATCCGAATGGAGCTCAGGTGAACGGCTGCCCGGCTGGCACGTGGAGCACCGACCTGCTGCCGCGCATCGCGCCGACCGCGCTCGATGAGGACACTCCAGGGCTCAACCCCCACTACGGGCATCCGCTGCGCGGGACCGTGCACGATCCGACGGCACGCCGCATGGGTGGCGTGGCCGGCAGTGCCGGAGTATTCACGACCGTGCACGACATGGGCCGGTTCGCGCAGGCGCTACTCGACCGGCTGGCCGGCCGTCCCAGCCCCTTCCCGCTGGCGCGATCGACCGTGGAATTGATGACGACTCCGCAGCAGCCCGCACCGGCGAAACCCGACCTGCGTGGTTTCGGCTGGGACATCGATACCGCGCACTCCGGTCCGCGCGGCAGCGTCTTCCCTGTCGGCAGCTTCGGCCACACCGGGTTCACCGGGGTGACGTTGTGGATGGATCCGGGGTCGAACACCTACGTGGTTGTCCTGGCGAACGTGATCCATCAGCGCGGCGGTCCCCCCGTCACAGCGCTGAGTGGCGAAGTGGCGACCGAAACCGCACGCGCCCTGCATCTGTACGACAACTGA
- a CDS encoding cutinase family protein — protein MNIHLFTRRVPASSSVRSRRVRILLQAFAVSAVGAAALLGGSGSAAAAPTGIASTGCTDVEVVFARGTFEGPGIGKVGAPFVEALRNRLPGQSVGVYAVDYPASTDFARAADGVADVSNHLSELATRCPSTDIVLGGYSQGAAVSAYATSDSVPAGYALPAGLSGPLAPAVANNVAAVALFGKPSAGVVNLLQQGAPPITIGSAFASRTIDLCAPGDPVCQVGSLDRKAHSAYVSNGMADQAADFVARQIASR, from the coding sequence ATGAACATTCACCTGTTCACCCGCCGCGTGCCCGCCTCGTCATCCGTCCGCAGCCGACGCGTACGAATCCTGTTGCAAGCCTTCGCCGTTAGCGCGGTCGGGGCAGCGGCCCTGCTAGGCGGATCCGGCTCGGCCGCGGCGGCACCGACCGGCATCGCCAGTACCGGCTGCACCGACGTAGAAGTGGTCTTCGCCCGCGGCACGTTCGAGGGACCAGGCATCGGCAAGGTCGGCGCCCCGTTCGTCGAGGCCCTCCGGAATCGGCTGCCCGGCCAGAGTGTCGGGGTCTACGCGGTCGACTACCCCGCCTCGACGGACTTTGCCCGCGCCGCCGACGGCGTAGCCGATGTCAGCAATCACCTCAGCGAGCTGGCCACCCGCTGCCCCAGCACCGATATCGTGCTCGGCGGCTACTCCCAAGGTGCCGCGGTCAGCGCCTACGCCACCAGCGACAGCGTCCCCGCCGGCTACGCGTTGCCCGCCGGCCTGTCCGGGCCGCTAGCACCGGCCGTGGCCAACAACGTTGCCGCCGTGGCGTTGTTCGGCAAGCCGTCCGCCGGCGTCGTGAACCTCCTGCAGCAAGGTGCGCCACCCATCACGATCGGGTCCGCCTTCGCGAGCAGGACCATCGATCTGTGCGCGCCTGGGGATCCGGTCTGCCAGGTGGGCAGCCTCGATCGCAAAGCGCACAGCGCCTACGTCAGCAACGGGATGGCCGATCAAGCTGCCGACTTCGTTGCCCGGCAGATCGCCAGCCGCTGA
- a CDS encoding SDR family NAD(P)-dependent oxidoreductase: protein MSIDFDQKERTAFDLSNKVVVVVGAGQSPGPGLGNGRAISMLAARHGAEVVAVDLNPTAVKETVELIIAEGGSAYAVEADVADKDDCQRIFDTAMATSGRVDGMVYSVATNPPFDFETNSMTLENFNRGITVNMLGCYHCNLFAAQCMEQNPGDTTGSIVNISSIASMKNEIGMNVGIMPYALGKCGLNQITEIAAVQYAGAGIRVNTLMLGPIDSVLANRDSQSLFGVDADEATERHNEVVKLKMGRGSVWESAYAAMYLLADESRFMTGQQLRLDGGATLVR, encoded by the coding sequence ATGTCGATCGACTTCGACCAGAAGGAACGGACCGCGTTCGACCTGTCCAACAAGGTCGTCGTCGTGGTGGGCGCCGGCCAGAGCCCCGGCCCCGGCCTGGGCAACGGGCGGGCCATCTCGATGCTGGCCGCCCGCCACGGCGCCGAGGTGGTCGCGGTGGACCTGAACCCGACGGCCGTGAAGGAGACGGTCGAGCTGATCATCGCCGAGGGCGGCAGCGCCTACGCCGTGGAGGCGGACGTCGCCGACAAGGACGACTGCCAACGCATCTTCGACACGGCGATGGCGACCAGCGGACGGGTGGACGGCATGGTCTACAGCGTCGCGACGAATCCGCCGTTCGACTTCGAAACGAACTCGATGACCCTGGAGAACTTCAACCGTGGCATCACCGTCAACATGCTGGGCTGCTATCACTGCAATCTCTTTGCCGCGCAATGCATGGAGCAGAACCCCGGTGACACCACCGGGAGCATTGTCAACATCTCCTCGATCGCGAGCATGAAGAACGAGATCGGCATGAACGTCGGCATCATGCCCTACGCGCTGGGCAAGTGCGGGCTGAACCAGATCACCGAGATCGCCGCCGTGCAATACGCCGGAGCGGGCATCCGCGTCAACACGTTGATGCTGGGTCCGATCGACTCCGTGCTGGCCAACCGCGACTCGCAATCATTGTTCGGCGTCGACGCCGACGAAGCGACCGAGCGACACAACGAGGTCGTCAAGCTCAAGATGGGCCGGGGCAGCGTCTGGGAATCCGCTTATGCCGCAATGTATCTGCTCGCCGACGAGTCACGGTTCATGACCGGGCAGCAACTCCGTCTCGATGGCGGCGCCACCCTGGTGCGATGA